A single window of Aspergillus oryzae RIB40 DNA, chromosome 8 DNA harbors:
- a CDS encoding uncharacterized protein (H+/oligopeptide symporter): MKEPTEEQIITPGDNENAPSTNEQVGPTREELETLPRIADKIPYTIFMVVIAEAAERFTFRSITGPLQNYVQNPLHDDRLPGALGKGQATATAIGYFFQCWCFLMPILGAVIADCYLGRVKTILLGSITATIGTLILFLTSLPVSLENGAGWPGLLVALIIIGLGYVKYTTRAVNNT; this comes from the exons ATGAAGGAGCCCACCGAAGAGCAAATAAT AACCCCAGGCGACAATGAAAACGCGCCCTCTACTAATGAACAGGTCGGCCCTACTCgtgaagagctggaaacGCTTCCTCGAATCGCTGACAAGATCCCCTACACGATATTCATGGTAGTAATTGCCGAAGCGGCCGAGAGATTCACCTTTCGCTCCATAACAGGACCACTGC AGAATTACGTTCAGAACCCTCTACACGATGACCGTCTTCCCGGTGCCCTTGGCAAG GGACAAGCAACTGCTACGGCCATCGGGTACTTCTTTCAATGTTGGTGTTTTCTGATGCCGATCTTAGGAGCTGTCATAGCAGATTGTTATCTGGGTCGTGTGAAAACTATCCTTCTTGGAAGCAT CACGGCGACAATCGGCACTTTaattctcttcctcacctCTTTGCCCGTGTCCTTGGAGAATGGAGCCGGATGGCCTGGACTATTGGTTGCCTTGATAATTATTGGATTGGGGTACGTCAAATACACCACACGCGCGGTCAACAATACATAA
- a CDS encoding putative 5'-nucleotidase (5' nucleotidase), which translates to MSAVETDGLTITHSSERTGTPDLRLIHYNDVYHVEPGSAEPVGGVSRFQSVINHYRSDPRFAGQPDVLTFFSGDAFNPSLESTVTKGRHMVPFLNKAGTDVACVGNHDLDFGVAQLRHLRSQCQFPWLLANILDPALGEDVPIANCERTRMLTSSNGLKVGVIGLGEREWLGTINSLPPDLIYKSAAQTALDLVPRLREQGADIIVAVTHQREPNDYKLAERLPPGFIDIILGGHDHYYAHAIVNGIQVLRSGTDFKQLSYIEAWRKADGPGWDFNIIRRDIVRSIPEDPATVALVAKLTSSLKSKLEKPIGYTVRPLDARFSTVRQRESNLGNFVCDLMRFYYAADCAMMAGGTIRGDQIYPPGILRLKDILNCFPFEDPIVLLRAQGRALMDALENGVSQLPALEGRFPQVSNITFSYNASAPPGSRINWAKIGGHPIEYDRTYSLATRGYMGRGKDGFASLLVQSAGGEVEEVVDEESGILVSTLLRQYFLSLKVMGRWQRWSKSLARHWDTVHQNLHCNGWLKPASGQTSPVTEKAPVRPQRPTLQRSKQYYQYGRFTEIDTEESPEKEAQSHEDMDSDSDSDPEILTSPQPTTNYVTLPAQSAAEEERRLRLARRVVRKWMQKAGFQPTTLNGTDDAGFTPTWTPGISPRLEGRIVIEDTR; encoded by the exons ATGTCCGCTGTGGAAACCGACGGACTCACCATCACCCATTCTTCCGAACGAACCGGAACCCCCGATCTTCGTCTCATCCATTACAATGATGTTTACCACGTGGA ACCAGGGTCTGCGGAGCCAGTCGGTGGTGTTTCTCGATTCCAATCCGTAATCAATCATTATCGTTCCGATCCCCGATTCGCCGGACAACCGGACGTtctcaccttcttctccggaGATGCCTTCAACCCAAGCCTCGAAAGCACGGTCACCAAGGGGCGCCATATGGTCCCTTTTCTGAATAAAGCGGGCACAGATGTCGCATGTGTAGGG AACCATGACCTCGATTTCGGTGTTGCGCAGCTGCGTCACCTGCGTAGCCAGTGCCAGTTCCCCTGGCTGTTGGCCAATATCCTCGATCCAGCCTTAGGAGAGGATGTACCAATTGCGAACTGTGAGCGGACCCGGATGTTGACATCATCGAACGGTTTAAAAGTGGGCGTGATTGGTCTGGGGGAGAGAGAGTG GCTAGGAACAATCAATTCCCTTCCCCCAGACTTGATTTACAAATCCGCTGCCCAAACCGCCCTCGACCTCGTCCCTCGTCTTCGTGAACAAGGCGCCGACATCATTGTCGCGGTCACCCACCAACGCGAACCGAACGACTACAAATTGGCGGAGAGACTTCCACCGGGcttcattgatatcattctggGAGGCCACGATCACTACTACGCACATGCTATCGTCAACGGGATTCAAGTTCTGCGCTCCGGTACGGATTTTAAACAGCTTAGCTATATCGAAGCGTGGCGCAAAGCGGATGGACCAGGATGGGATTTTAACATCATCCGGCGCGATATAGTCCGATCAATTCCGGAAGACCCAGCAACTGTGGCACTGGTGGCCAAGCTGACATCCAGCCTGAAATCCAAGTTGGAGAAACCCATTGGCTACACGGTTCGGCCGCTGGACGCCCGGTTCTCCACCGTCCGCCAGAGAGAGTCAAACTTAGGGAACTTTGTGTGCGACCTTATGCGATTCTACTATGCGGCTGATTGTGCCATGATGGCTGGTGGTACCATCCGCGGGGACCAAATTTATCCGCCGGGCATTTTACGACTGAAAGATATCTTGAACTGTTTTCCTTTCGAAGATCCGATTGTCTTGCTCCGGGCTCAAGGGCGAGCTCTGATGGATGCCCTCGAGAACGGTGTAAGCCAATTGCCCGCCCTGGAGGGTCGGTTTCCACAGGTGTCAAATATTACGTTCAGTTATAATGCATCCGCTCCGCCCGGCTCGCGCATCAACTGGGCGAAGATCGGAGGGCACCCGATCGAGTACGACCGGACGTACTCCCTTGCCACACGAGGATACATGGGCCGCGGAAAGGACGGCTTCGCGTCGTTGCTGGTGCAGTCTGCTGGCGGCGAGGTAGAGGAGGTTGTCGACGAGGAAAGCGGAATCTTGGTCAGCACCCTCCTTCGTCAGTATTTTCTGAGTTTGAAGGTGATGGGCAGGTGGCAGCGCTGGAGTAAGAGCTTGGCACGTCACTGGGACACCGTGCACCAGAACCTCCATTGCAATGGCTGGTTGAAGCCAGCATCTGGCCAAACCTCCCCGGTAACCGAGAAGGCTCCGGTACGGCCCCAGCGACCGACCCTCCAACGGAGCAAACAGTACTATCAATACGGCCGCTTCACGGAGATTGACACGGAAGAGAGTCCGGAGAAAGAGGCCCAGAGCCATGAGGACATGGATTCAGATTCTGACTCGGATCCAGAAATTTTGACTTCTCCGCAACCTACCACGAACTATGTGACCCTGCCCGCACAGTCCGCCGCAGAGGAAGAGCGTCGACTTCGACTAGCCCGACGCGTCGTGCGCAAATGGATGCAGAAAGCTGGATTTCAGCCGACCACGTTGAACGGCACCGACGATGCTGGTTTTACCCCGACTTGGACTCCGGGTATCTCCCCGCGTCTTGAAGGGCGCATTGTGATAGAGGACACACGGTAG
- a CDS encoding phosphatidylserine decarboxylase family protein (phosphatidylserine decarboxylase): MDHAKPSYLRQQGERIDLPWDDQFVDEIKVALMACRVIPGLWLPKDYHIQQEWTKKIARDTIANPKPLHPAVQDLKDLIEGDSRIYLLANGMYDDIPANFTDPSGQPVVRSYTDMLSIMNHLLTIAPSWSEHENQVGLVGLPMHALLDWPMGTFHGHGFFLDPAVNAILKRVLDVWKDYLQSPASAEVLNNSTTGWFSPAAIKQLTAVANVDGSSYSFNELFVCDPSEKHYNFTSWDGFFTRAFRSERRPVAEPHNDSVIANVCESLPFAIAHNVKRRDRFWVKGQPYSVEDMLGKDELSEHFVGGTIYQAYLSSLSYHRWHAPVTGTIVKVAKFNGTYFSEPLFASMEIYGAWPKAPRYSQGYLSAVAARAVIYIQADNPAIGLMAVVEVGMSEVSSCEVTVKEGQRVVKGDEMGMFHFGGSTHCLLFGKGVKVSGFPEPGSRTDNVPVRSRLAVVEEL; the protein is encoded by the exons ATGGACCATGCCAAGCCATCCTATTTGAGGCAGCAAGGGGAACGAATAGATTTACCCTGGGACGATCAGTTTGTGGACGAGATCAAGGTGGCTTTGATGGCATGTCGAGTAAT ACCAGGTCTCTGGCTCCCGAAAGACTACCACATCCAACAAGAATGGACCAAAAAGATAGCCAGAGACACAATAGCGAATCCCAAACCACTCCACCCCGCTGTCCAAGATCTGAAGGACTTGATAGAGGGCGACTCGCGGATCTATCTCCTCGCCAATGGAATGTACGACGATATACCAGCCAACTTCACTGATCCCAGCGGCCAGCCCGTGGTGCGCAGCTACACGGACATGCTAAGTATCATGAACCATCTACTCACCATCGCGCCGTCATGGAGCGAACACGAGAACCAGGTCGGACTGGTCGGACTACCCATGCATGCACTGCTAGACTGGCCAATGGGGACGTTTCACGGCCATGGGTTCTTCCTCGACCCTGCAGTCAATGCCATCCTGAAACGCGTCTTGGATGTCTGGAAGGATTATCTCCAGTCCCCCGCATCAGCGGAGGTTCTTAATAATTCGACCACAGGATGGTTCAGTCCAGCAGCTATTAAACAGCTCACTGCTGTTGCGAACGTGGACGGGTCGTCATACTCATTCAATGAGCTCTTCGTCTGCGATCCGAGCGAGAAACATTACAACTTCACATCCTGGGATGGGTTCTTCACACGAGCGTTCCGATCAGAGCGACGCCCAGTCGCCGAGCCTCACAATGACTCGGTGATCGCAAACGTATGTGAATCACTACCATTCGCAATAGCCCACAATGTCAAACGACGAGATCGATTCTGGGTGAAAGGTCAACCATACTCGGTCGAGGATATGCTCGGTAAAGACGAACTAAGTGAGCATTTCGTCGGTGGAACAATCTATCAAGCCTATCTCAGTTCCCTGAGCTACCACCGATGGCATGCCCCCGTCACAGGAACCATCGTCAAGGTGGCCAAGTTCAATGGGACTTATTTCTCCGAGCCATTGTTTGCTTCCATGGAGATATATGGGGCCTGGCCGAAAGCGCCGCGGTACTCACAGGGATACCTGTCGGCTGTGGCGGCGAGGGCAGTTATTTATATTCAGGCGGATAACCCGGCTATTGGTCTCATGGCAGTCGTCGAGGTGGGTATGTCAGAAGTGTCGAGCTGTGAGGTTACGGTTAAGGAGGGGCAGAGGGTGGTGAAGGGGGATGAGATGGGGATGTTTCATTTCGGCGGATCGACACACTGTTTGCTCTTTGGAAAGGGCGTTAAAGTGTCGGGATTCCCAGAGCCGGGGTCGAGAACGGATAATGTGCCAGTGCGAAGTCGGTTGGCGGTTGTTGAGGAGCTGTAA
- a CDS encoding uncharacterized protein (oxoprolinase) produces the protein MAGDGKITISIDRGGTFTDVHAIVPGKPDIILKLLSVDPAHYQDAPTEGVRQILELVTGEPHPRGQPLKLDRIGSLRMGTTVATNALLERKGARSVLLTTKGFRDLLKIGDQSRPNIFDLSMARPGVLPEGVVEVNERIVPCHPSADKDCFSGARIVEGVTGEKFRVVQELNLEEVRSELQRYKEQGYQSLSVALVHSFAYPEHERQIGELAESMGFSVTLSSKLQPMIKIVPRGMSAAADAYLTPVIKTYIDSISSSFEGGLERQRECRFEFMQSDGGLVDFRRFSGLKAILSGPAAGVVGFAATSWDPTEKTPVIGFDMGGTSTDVSRFDGHLEHVFGSKVAGVLIQSPQLDINTVAAGGGSILSYRNGLFYVGPESASAHPGPACYRKGGPLTVTDANLFLGRLLPEYFPHIFGPNEDQPLDIEVTTKLFNELTQKINAERKEKGQPEYAPEEVALGFLKVADESMARPIRNLTQARGFETASHHLACFGGAGGQHACSVAASLGISRIIIHKYSSVLSAYGLALAEVVKESQEPVSADFETSQSSLEKRFNDMTDSATAEMSTQGFSADQVRHELYLNMRYEGSDTSLMILKPEDDSGFLEQFKTRHRREFNFNSDRAVLVDDIRVRTIASSNVRTEKSPLVQLREASLQDVSGTPDNTTKAYFDGYSSRIDTPVYLLDKLQKNARVHGPAVIIDKTQTIVVAPNSIAKILDTCIVIDLKEEQTTVNGVPSELSSEIDPIRLSIFGHRFMSIAEQMGRTLQKTSVSTNIKERLDFSCALFSPDGGLVANAPHVPVHLGSMQFAVRYQHQKWLGNLRDGDVLVANHPSCGGTHLPDITVITPVFDKPGGSEIMFYVASRGHHADIGGILPGSMPPKSTELWQEGAAIEGEKIVSNGVFEEERIIDLLVNKPAEHPGCSGSRCISDNLSDLKAQIAANTRGIALIQSLFAEYGVETVQKYMYAIQATAETAVRNLLKDLYKRFNGEPLEAVDYMDDGTPIRLKVTINESDGSAVFDFSGTGPEVYGGWNAPIAITHSAIIYCLRAMIASDVPLNQGCLAPIDIQVPSHSILSPTKTAAVVGGNVVTSQRITDVVLKAFRACAASQGCCNNLTFGTNSKVDPDTGATIPGFGYYETIAGGSGAGPTWKGESGIHVHMTNTRITDPEILEKRYPTLLRQFTLRSGSGGKGLHPGGDGVIRDIEFLAPMECSILSERRVHRPYGLEGGEDAQSGLNLWISKDEETGEERIVNIGGKNTVSMKTHDRIVINTAGGGGWGAAQ, from the exons ATGGCCGGAGACGGGAAAATAACCATCTCAATCGATCGGGGAGGCACCTTCACTGACGTACATGCCATCGTACCCGGGAAACctgacatcatcctcaagtTACTCTCCGTCGACCCCGCCCACTATCAAGATGCTCCCACCGAGGGTGTGCGCCAGATTCTCGAGCTCGTCACAGGTGAACCCCACCCCAGAGGGCAACCGCTGAAGCTGGATCGGATTGGGTCTCTGCGCATGGGAACAACGGTGGCTACAAATGCGCTGCTGGAGAGGAAAGGGGCCCGGTCAGTCCTACTCACGACCAAGGGCTTCCGCGATCTACTCAAGATTGGTGATCAGTCACGGCCAAACATTTTTGATCTGTCGATGGCCCGCCCAGGAGTGCTGCCGGAAGGCGTGGTTGAGGTCAATGAACGTATTGTCCCGTGCCATCCATCGGCAGATAAGGATTGCTTCTCCGGAGCTCGCATCGTGGAGGGTGTGACCGGGGAAAAGTTCCGTGTCGTGCAGGAATTAAACCTCGAGGAGGTTCGCTCGGAACTCCAGCGGTATAAGGAGCAGGGCTACCAATCCCTGTCGGTCGCGCTGGTCCACTCCTTCGCATACCCAGAGCATGAACGTCAGATTGGCGAGCTGGCCGAGAGCATGGGCTTCTCCGTGACATTGTCCTCCAAGCTACAGCCGATGATCAAAATCGTCCCACGAGGCATGTCTGCCGCGGCTGATGCCTATCTCACACCCGTCATCAAGACATATATTGACTCGATTTCCTCCAGCTTCGAAGGCGGCTTGGAGCGTCAGCGCGAGTGCCGCTTCGAGTTCATGCAATCGGATGGTGGACTGGTCGATTTTCGCCGATTCAGCGGGCTGAAGGCGATCTTGTCCGGTCCTGCAGCCGGCGTGGTCGGGTTCGCCGCCACGAGCTGGGATCCCACCGAGAAGACACCCGTGATCGGCTTCGACATGGGCGGTACATCAACGGATGTGTCTCGTTTTGACGGTCATCTCGAGCATGTTTTCGGATCCAAAGTTGCCGGTGTGCTCATTCAATCCCCGCAACTCGATATCAATACTGTCGCGGCAGGTGGCGGCTCTATCCTGTCATATCGTAACGGATTGTTCTATGTCGGACCGGAATCGGCATCCGCCCACCCCGGCCCTGCTTGTTACCGCAAAGGAGGACCATTGACAGTCACAGATGCTAACCTATTCCTGGGCCGCTTACTACCTGAGTACTTCCCACACATCTTCGGTCCCAACGAGGACCAGCCTCTTGATATCGAAGTGACCACCAAGCTTTTCAATGAGTTGACCCAGAAGATTAATgcggagagaaaagagaaggggcaGCCGGAGTACGCTCCGGAAGAAGTTGCTCTGGGATTCTTGAAGGTGGCCGATGAGTCGATGGCTCGCCCTATTCGCAACCTGACTCAAGCCCGTGGCTTTGAAACCGCATCGCACCATTTGGCCTGTTTTGGAGGCGCCGGTGGTCAACATGCATGCTCGGTTGCGGCATCACTGGGCATCTCACGCATTATCATCCATAAATACTCGTCTGTCCTCTCCGCGTACGGGTTGGCGCTGGCCGAGGTGGTCAAGGAATCTCAGGAGCCGGTCTCCGCTGACTTTGAGACATCTCAGTCAAGCCTCGAGAAGCGCTTCAATGACATGACAGACAGCGCTACAGCAGAGATGAGCACCCAAGGATTCTCAGCGGATCAAGTGCGGCACGAGCTGTACCTCAATATGCGCTATGAGGGCTCCGATACCAGTTTAATGATCTTGAAACCTGAAGATGATTCGGGCTTCCTGGAACAGTTCAAGACCCGGCATCGCAGAGAATTCAACTTCAATTCTGACCGAGCGGTACTAGTGGACGACATTCGTGTGCGTACGATCGCTTCATCGAATGTGCGCACTGAGAAGAGTCCTCTGGTCCAGTTGCGGGAGGCCAGCTTGCAAGATGTGAGCGGAACTCCGGACAATACAACGAAAGCGTACTTTGACGGATACTCCAGCCGCATTGACACGCCAGTCTATCTTCTGGACAAGCTCCAGAAAAATGCTCGCGTCCATGGTCCTgccgtcatcatcgacaagACCCAGACTATCGTGGTAGCTCCAAATTCCATAGCCAAGATCCTGGATACTTGCATCGTCATTGATCTAAAGGAGGAGCAGACTACCGTCAATGGCGTTCCCTCAGAGCTCTCATCCGAAATTGACCCTATTAGACTGAGTATCTTCGGTCATCGTTTCATGTCCATCGCTGAACAGATGGGTCGCACCCTGCAGAAGACATCCGTCTCAACCAACATCAAAGAGCGCCTGGACTTTTCCTGCGCTCTGTTCTCTCCAGATGGCGGGCTCGTGGCCAATGCTCCCCACGTTCCTGTTCATCTCGGTTCCATGCAATTTGCCGTTCGCTACCAACACCAGAAATGGTTGGGTAATCTGAGGGACGGTGACGTCTTGGTCGCCAACCACCCCAGTTGCGGTGGAACTCACCTTCCTGACATCACA GTGATCACGCCTGTGTTTGATAAGCCAGGTGGCAGTGAAATTATGTTTTATGTCGCCTCTCGTGGCCACCACGCAGATATCGGCGGCATCCTGCCAGGGTCGATGCCACCAAAATCCACCGAGCTGTGGCAGGAGGGTGCAGCCAttgaaggagagaaaatcGTGAGCAATGGCGTCTTTGAGGAGGAGCGTATAATCGACCTCCTAGTGAACAAGCCAGCAGAACACCCCGGATGCTCGGGCTCGCGGTGCATTAGCGACAATCTATCGGACTTGAAGGCACAGATCGCGGCTAACACACGCGGTATCGCCCTGATTCAGTCCTTGTTCGCCGAGTACGGCGTCGAAACCGTCCAGAAGTACATGTACGCGATCCAAGCCACGGCCGAGACAGCCGTGCGCAACCTCCTGAAGGATCTCTACAAGCGCTTTAACGGCGAGCCCCTGGAAGCCGTCGATTACATGGATGACGGTACTCCCATTAGACTGAAGGTCACGATCAATGAGTCGGACGGATCTGCCGTCTTCGACTTCTCCGGCACCGGGCCCGAAGTGTACGGAGGCTGGAACGCTCCCATCGCCATCACCCATTCGGCCATTATCTACTGCTTAAGAGCCATGATCGCCTCAGACGTGCCTCTCAACCAGGGCTGTCTGGCGCCTATCGACATCCAAGTCCCGTCACACAGCATCCTCTCGCCGACCAAGACGGCAGCCGTCGTGGGCGGTAACGTCGTGACATCGCAAAGAATCACCGATGTCGTCCTGAAGGCCTTCCGCGCCTGCGCCGCCTCCCAAGGATGCTGCAACAATCTGACTTTTGGCACCAACTCCAAGGTAGACCCAGACACCGGCGCAACCATCCCTGGCTTCGGCTACTACGAGACCATCGCCGGAGGCAGCGGCGCAGGACCAACCTGGAAGGGCGAGTCCGGCATCCACGTCCACATGACCAACACGCGGATTACTGACCCGGAGATCCTCGAGAAGCGGTATCCCACTCTGCTGCGCCAGTTCACCCTCCGATCCGGCTCGGGCGGAAAGGGACTCCACCCCGGTGGTGACGGCGTCATCCGAGACATTGAGTTCCTGGCGCCTATGGAATGCTCGATTCTATCGGAACGGCGAGTCCATCGTCCTTATGGTCtggagggaggagaagacgcCCAGTCCGGTCTCAATCTGTGgatctccaaggatgaggagaCGGGTGAGGAACGCATCGTGAATATCGGTGGTAAGAATACGGTTTCGATGAAGACGCATGATCGTATCGTGATCAATACTGCTGGTGGGGGTGGTTGGGGTGCTGCGCAGTAG